The following proteins come from a genomic window of Miscanthus floridulus cultivar M001 chromosome 2, ASM1932011v1, whole genome shotgun sequence:
- the LOC136536779 gene encoding uncharacterized protein, which yields MNLINGLQIAIELGVWRLNVRGDSQLIFDQVMKESNYHDPKMEAYYKLVRRLEDKLDGLELNHIARKFNKAMDELAKMASAWALVPPNIFARDLHKPSINYTSAAEEGPPVEPIIGPKAPSVTEAPAAELKAMEVNMEPPKANQGMDWQVAFLDCLVRGELPPDRTKAR from the coding sequence ATGaacctcatcaacggcttgcagatcgccatcgaacttggagtatggcGTCTCAACGTACGAGGCGATTCGCAGCTCATCTTCGATCAAGTTATGAAGGAATCGAactaccatgaccccaaaatggaggcatactacaagttggtgcgtcgcctagaagacaagctcgatggtcttgaactcaaccacattgcgcgAAAATTCAACAAGGCcatggatgaactggcaaagatggcgtcggcatgggccctggtccccccaaacatcttcgccagagacctccacaagccttccatcaactACACCTCagcagcggaagagggcccaccagtCGAGCCCATCATAGGGCCCAAGGCCCCCTCTGTCACTGAGGCCCCCGCGGCCGAGCTCAAGGCCATGGAAGTCAACATGGAGCCTCCTAAGGCCAACCAAGGCATGGACTGGCAAGTCGcattccttgattgccttgttcgaggagagcttcctccagacaggaccaaagcccgatga